The following coding sequences are from one Methanomassiliicoccales archaeon window:
- the rnhB gene encoding ribonuclease HII: MICGLDEAGRGPVMGPLVVAAVMVEDDRLFREWGVRDSKLHKPEERERLAELIRSHSSWKVVVIGTEEIDERRGSISLNTLEIQAFASLLDDLRPHKAFVDACDVSESNFRRSLMRQMKSQTELVCEHRADQTYPVVSAASIVAKVHRDDAMHRIADELGDVGSGYTSDPKTRAFLEKWIKEKGDLPPYTRRSWATAKQMLGASKISKLSDWE; the protein is encoded by the coding sequence ATGATTTGCGGTCTTGATGAGGCTGGCAGGGGACCAGTAATGGGACCTCTGGTAGTGGCTGCGGTCATGGTCGAGGACGATCGACTGTTCAGGGAATGGGGGGTCAGGGACTCCAAGCTCCATAAACCAGAGGAGAGGGAGCGACTGGCCGAACTGATACGGTCCCATTCTTCATGGAAGGTCGTGGTCATCGGAACGGAGGAGATCGACGAGAGGCGGGGCTCCATCTCACTGAACACGTTGGAGATACAGGCCTTCGCATCTCTGCTGGACGATCTTCGTCCTCACAAGGCATTTGTGGACGCCTGTGACGTGAGCGAGAGCAATTTCCGTCGATCGCTCATGCGGCAAATGAAGAGCCAGACCGAACTGGTCTGCGAACATAGGGCCGATCAGACCTATCCGGTGGTGTCGGCGGCCTCCATCGTGGCCAAGGTGCATCGGGACGATGCCATGCACCGCATCGCCGATGAGCTGGGAGATGTTGGCAGCGGTTACACCTCCGATCCCAAGACCAGGGCATTTCTGGAAAAATGGATAAAGGAGAAGGGGGATTTGCCTCCTTATACCCGGAGGTCGTGGGCGACCGCAAAGCAGATGCTGGGCGCGTCCAAGATTTCTAAATTAAGTGACTGGGAGTGA
- a CDS encoding phosphoglycolate phosphatase: MGIKAMVCDVDGTITDDRKVIQSLGIETLRQVQDNGYTVMLASGNVLPIAYGLSTFIGLKGPVVAENGGIVLHRDEMHRLFSSELPLKAYEHLRQNMPGVRRLFTDQWRQTEVALYRDADLQMMRELLKDWPLEVEATGFAIHLMERGHSKMAGVLKACQLLGLDPSEVAAFGDADNDERILRECGHGVAVGNASPKAKEAADIVTKGLHADGVREGLMRLGML; the protein is encoded by the coding sequence ATGGGCATCAAAGCGATGGTGTGTGACGTGGACGGCACCATCACCGACGACCGGAAGGTCATTCAGAGCCTGGGCATAGAGACCCTGCGCCAGGTTCAGGACAACGGTTACACGGTCATGCTGGCCAGTGGGAACGTTCTGCCCATAGCGTACGGGCTTTCCACCTTCATCGGATTGAAGGGGCCGGTGGTGGCGGAGAACGGCGGCATCGTTCTGCACCGGGACGAGATGCACCGGCTATTTTCCAGCGAACTGCCTTTGAAGGCCTACGAACACCTGCGCCAGAACATGCCCGGCGTCCGCCGCCTCTTCACAGATCAATGGCGGCAGACCGAGGTGGCCTTGTACCGGGACGCGGACCTCCAAATGATGAGGGAACTGCTAAAAGATTGGCCCTTGGAAGTAGAGGCCACCGGTTTTGCCATCCACCTCATGGAAAGAGGGCACAGCAAGATGGCCGGGGTGCTCAAGGCCTGCCAGCTGTTGGGGCTGGACCCGTCGGAGGTCGCGGCCTTCGGTGACGCTGATAACGACGAGCGCATACTGCGCGAATGCGGTCACGGGGTGGCGGTAGGCAACGCTTCCCCAAAGGCCAAGGAGGCCGCGGATATTGTGACGAAAGGTCTACACGCAGATGGTGTCAGGGAAGGGCTCATGCGCCTCGGAATGCTCTGA
- the mptA gene encoding GTP cyclohydrolase MptA, with the protein MTNGFKLTRVGVTGVKKPVRVHRNKKDTFLNCDIDVFVDLPSTQRGSHLSRNLEVIAEIVEQGVSQPIKGLEELAADICRRLLDKHDYATYAEVHIKADYFLERTLPTGRKSIESYELIAKATNKRGDGLMKMIGAKVIGMTACPCAMESVDEMQGSTLKKEGCLPTISHNQRNITTAMLEVPEENEVDANDIIEIVEASFSSPTFEILKRAEEAQVVINAHRNPKFVEDVVRDNLALILKRFPHLPDDTNVTVSSESEESIHKHNAMAERVTTLGELRRNLV; encoded by the coding sequence CTGACCAACGGATTCAAGCTCACCCGGGTAGGCGTCACCGGAGTCAAAAAACCGGTTCGGGTCCATCGAAATAAGAAGGACACCTTTCTCAACTGCGATATCGATGTCTTCGTGGACCTTCCCTCCACCCAGCGAGGCTCCCATCTGTCGCGCAACCTGGAGGTTATCGCGGAGATAGTGGAGCAAGGGGTCAGCCAACCGATCAAAGGGTTGGAGGAGCTGGCCGCGGACATCTGCCGCAGACTTCTGGATAAGCATGATTACGCCACCTACGCCGAGGTGCACATCAAGGCCGATTATTTCTTGGAGCGGACCTTGCCCACCGGGCGAAAGAGCATCGAGTCCTACGAGCTCATTGCCAAGGCCACGAACAAGCGGGGAGACGGCCTGATGAAGATGATCGGTGCCAAGGTCATAGGCATGACCGCCTGCCCCTGCGCCATGGAGTCGGTGGACGAGATGCAGGGCAGCACCCTGAAGAAAGAGGGCTGCCTGCCCACCATCTCCCACAACCAGAGGAATATCACCACCGCCATGCTGGAGGTGCCGGAGGAGAACGAGGTGGACGCTAACGACATCATCGAGATCGTCGAGGCATCCTTCTCCAGTCCCACGTTCGAGATATTGAAGAGGGCGGAGGAGGCCCAGGTGGTCATCAACGCCCATCGCAACCCCAAGTTCGTCGAGGACGTGGTCCGGGACAATCTGGCTCTGATACTGAAGCGCTTCCCGCATCTGCCGGACGACACCAACGTCACCGTCAGCAGCGAGAGCGAAGAGTCCATTCATAAGCACAACGCCATGGCCGAGCGGGTCACCACCCTGGGCGAGCTGCGGCGGAACCTGGTGTAG
- the glpA gene encoding anaerobic glycerol-3-phosphate dehydrogenase subunit A — protein MRTEVLVIGGGATGAGVARDLSLRGIGCLLLEMGDYCHGASGGNHGLLHSGGRYAVKDPGSAIECASENAILRRIASFCIEDTGGLFVSLPCDDREFGQRFRDACRETGVRTDELTIKEALLLEPGLDPRTRECVAVQDGSIDPFVLVQANVDQARTNGGVVHNHCRVTGMTVQDRLVTQVEYLDRRDGQKHLVRPEVVVNAAGSWTPDMAAMAGVRIDMALDQGSMLVFDGRLCHHVLNRLRPPSNGDIAVPNHTSTIMGTTSRPAASYEDARVMRSDVELLMREANSLLPSSSVTRTIRTYCGVRPLLGASGGRDASRSFNILNDEAAENLLSVAGGKLTTYRLMAEKVADRVCLMLGHKGHCRTHLEELSPGPPSPLSGGIGNARLHRKHGAVSTEMGGQPSSVVCSCEQVLRSEVEHHLEGQDVLSIDDMMRRTRIGMGYCQGLDCSLTVLDMFVERRGVEAVPLLEEFLEERERGQRHASGEQLRQELMRWSLMQGVYGLGGRRR, from the coding sequence ATGAGGACCGAGGTACTGGTGATCGGGGGCGGGGCCACAGGAGCCGGGGTGGCCAGGGACCTTTCCCTTCGGGGCATAGGATGCCTTCTTCTGGAGATGGGGGATTACTGTCACGGGGCCAGCGGTGGAAATCATGGACTTTTGCATAGCGGAGGACGGTACGCGGTCAAGGACCCCGGGTCCGCCATCGAATGCGCGTCCGAGAACGCCATACTGAGAAGGATAGCGTCGTTCTGCATCGAGGATACCGGCGGCCTCTTCGTCTCGCTCCCATGTGACGACCGGGAGTTCGGCCAGCGATTCCGGGACGCCTGCCGCGAAACCGGTGTGCGGACGGACGAACTGACGATCAAGGAGGCGCTGCTCCTCGAGCCGGGGCTCGACCCACGGACCAGAGAGTGCGTCGCGGTTCAGGACGGATCGATCGATCCGTTCGTTCTAGTGCAGGCCAACGTGGACCAGGCCCGAACCAACGGGGGCGTGGTGCACAATCACTGCCGCGTGACCGGAATGACGGTGCAGGACCGCCTGGTGACCCAGGTGGAGTACCTCGACCGCCGTGACGGACAGAAGCACCTGGTACGTCCGGAGGTGGTGGTCAATGCCGCCGGGTCATGGACCCCGGACATGGCGGCCATGGCCGGCGTCAGGATCGATATGGCCCTGGACCAGGGAAGCATGCTGGTGTTCGACGGCCGATTATGCCATCACGTCCTCAATCGCCTCCGACCTCCGTCCAACGGGGACATCGCCGTACCCAATCACACCTCGACCATCATGGGCACCACCTCAAGACCTGCGGCATCCTACGAGGATGCCCGGGTGATGAGGTCAGATGTGGAACTTCTTATGAGAGAGGCCAACAGCTTGCTCCCATCCTCCTCCGTTACCAGGACCATCCGTACCTATTGCGGGGTACGACCGTTGCTAGGTGCCTCCGGCGGCCGTGATGCCAGCAGATCGTTCAACATACTGAATGACGAGGCGGCGGAGAACCTGCTCAGCGTTGCCGGCGGCAAGCTGACCACCTATAGGCTGATGGCCGAGAAGGTGGCGGACCGGGTCTGCCTGATGCTCGGTCACAAGGGACATTGCCGTACCCATCTGGAGGAGCTAAGCCCGGGACCGCCCTCACCGCTCAGCGGAGGAATAGGCAACGCCCGCCTGCATCGCAAGCACGGTGCCGTGTCCACGGAGATGGGAGGACAGCCCTCTTCGGTGGTCTGCTCCTGCGAACAGGTGCTGCGTTCCGAGGTCGAGCATCATCTGGAAGGTCAGGACGTCCTTTCCATTGACGATATGATGAGGAGGACCCGGATCGGCATGGGATACTGCCAGGGCCTGGACTGCTCCCTGACCGTCCTGGACATGTTCGTGGAGAGGAGGGGCGTCGAGGCCGTTCCACTGCTCGAAGAGTTCCTGGAAGAGAGGGAAAGGGGGCAGCGGCATGCCTCGGGAGAGCAGCTCCGGCAGGAACTGATGAGATGGAGCCTGATGCAGGGCGTATACGGATTGGGAGGCCGACGACGATGA
- a CDS encoding SCP2 sterol-binding domain-containing protein yields MVAKDHLLKAVDEFNERMQCDLEMQKEIGPLKKKVNIDLGTEHYSFLLKDNCISHFDEGLLEDADVQVLSDPQTIDDLFTGKMKPMKAWALRKIVIKGSLEDVLKLRKFF; encoded by the coding sequence ATGGTGGCCAAGGACCATTTATTGAAAGCAGTTGATGAATTCAATGAGAGGATGCAGTGCGACCTCGAGATGCAGAAGGAGATAGGCCCCCTCAAGAAGAAGGTCAACATCGATCTGGGAACGGAGCATTACTCATTTTTGCTCAAAGACAATTGCATATCCCATTTTGACGAAGGGTTGCTGGAGGATGCGGACGTTCAGGTGTTATCCGACCCGCAGACCATCGACGATCTGTTCACCGGCAAGATGAAGCCCATGAAGGCCTGGGCCCTGCGTAAGATAGTCATCAAGGGCTCGTTGGAAGACGTTTTAAAATTGCGAAAGTTCTTCTGA